The following are encoded together in the Novipirellula artificiosorum genome:
- a CDS encoding C39 family peptidase, translating to MFATISRLIFVGLLLGCLPAALHAQQASIEGRSVVRDRNFTFQKPVESWKERKTRHVVMQQRDYSCGAAALATLIRFYWGHRVNESMVLTVIEGMLTNEQLQERAKEGLTIADVKDAAVKMGYQATVGQVSFAKLAESKVPVIMVVNLGGTNHFVVCRGVFGDCVFLADPIRGNIRISSSYLQKIWIKNAILVVAPEGETTSTRDQMGVEYREFIEGYLNRQVIRRQLTGVSNF from the coding sequence GTGTTTGCCACTATCTCGCGTCTGATATTCGTGGGGCTGCTACTAGGCTGCCTCCCAGCAGCGCTGCATGCCCAGCAAGCTTCGATCGAAGGGCGTAGCGTCGTTCGTGACCGGAACTTTACTTTTCAAAAACCAGTGGAAAGCTGGAAAGAACGAAAGACGCGTCATGTCGTCATGCAGCAGCGTGATTACAGTTGTGGTGCTGCTGCGCTAGCGACTTTGATTCGGTTTTACTGGGGTCATCGCGTCAACGAAAGTATGGTCTTGACGGTCATTGAAGGAATGTTGACCAACGAGCAATTGCAAGAGCGTGCTAAAGAGGGATTAACCATAGCGGATGTCAAGGACGCCGCCGTAAAGATGGGCTATCAAGCAACCGTTGGCCAAGTCAGTTTCGCGAAGCTGGCTGAAAGCAAGGTGCCCGTGATTATGGTCGTTAATCTCGGGGGAACAAACCATTTCGTGGTTTGTCGGGGAGTGTTTGGCGATTGTGTTTTCTTAGCGGATCCAATCCGCGGAAATATAAGAATCTCGTCGAGCTATCTACAGAAGATCTGGATAAAAAATGCGATCCTTGTCGTGGCACCGGAGGGCGAGACCACTTCGACTCGCGACCAGATGGGCGTCGAGTATCGAGAGTTCATCGAGGGATACTTGAATCGTCAGGTGATTCGTCGCCAGCTGACCGGAGTCTCAAATTTCTAG
- a CDS encoding class I SAM-dependent methyltransferase has protein sequence MNKFDILKHNRQAWDRNVDLGNKWTSPVDKETIEKARLGDFTVVLTPAKPVPAEWFPPLQGTETLCLASAGGQQSPLFTAAGAKVTVFDHSPRQLDQDRFVAQRDGLTLKYVEGDMADLSVFADRSFDFIFHPCSNTFAPNVLPVWRECYRVLRSGGDPLSSYRDTFIATRAVKPPVNEGGGF, from the coding sequence ATGAACAAGTTCGACATTTTGAAGCACAATCGACAAGCGTGGGACCGAAATGTCGATCTGGGGAACAAATGGACCAGTCCAGTCGATAAAGAAACGATAGAAAAGGCACGATTGGGGGATTTTACTGTCGTCTTAACGCCGGCAAAGCCGGTTCCAGCGGAATGGTTTCCGCCGCTTCAAGGGACAGAAACCCTGTGCCTCGCTTCAGCCGGTGGTCAGCAGTCTCCCCTTTTCACCGCAGCCGGTGCGAAAGTGACGGTGTTCGATCATTCCCCGCGGCAGTTGGACCAAGATCGATTTGTTGCTCAGCGCGATGGTCTCACCCTGAAGTATGTCGAAGGTGATATGGCTGATCTTTCGGTTTTCGCCGACAGGTCGTTCGATTTCATCTTTCACCCTTGCTCAAATACATTTGCACCCAACGTGCTTCCTGTTTGGCGTGAATGCTATCGAGTGTTGCGAAGTGGCGGCGACCCTTTGTCGAGCTATCGGGATACTTTCATTGCCACTCGTGCGGTTAAGCCACCGGTGAACGAGGGCGGGGGTTTCTAA
- a CDS encoding polysaccharide lyase family 7 protein: MNTKTTSLLLTCLCLSLGHAAEKTKPPSGHFDLSHWKLTLPLDASGAKSGKAMEILPAQLSAGFTNSEHFYTGSDGAMVFWCPVTGARTENTEYSRCELREMINPADDNVCWSARGTHIMDARCRVMEVPSGQKVVIGQIHGYSSKASPMIKLQFYKGRVEALVKDKARKGKDIKLTFPDVGLDKDFDYQIKLENGLLSVTVNGTTQSENVFELDPAWAEQTLYFKVGAYPQDNEGPASEGARVAFSRLKVSHSETVSPSK; this comes from the coding sequence ATGAACACGAAAACAACCAGCCTCCTCCTCACCTGCTTATGTCTCTCACTCGGCCATGCCGCGGAAAAAACGAAACCACCTTCGGGCCACTTTGACCTGAGTCACTGGAAGTTGACCCTGCCGCTTGATGCTTCTGGCGCCAAATCGGGCAAAGCGATGGAGATCTTACCGGCACAACTGAGCGCGGGCTTTACGAACTCCGAGCATTTCTACACCGGCAGCGACGGGGCGATGGTCTTTTGGTGCCCGGTGACGGGTGCCCGGACGGAAAACACCGAATACTCACGCTGCGAACTGCGCGAGATGATCAACCCCGCCGATGACAACGTCTGCTGGTCGGCGCGTGGCACGCACATCATGGATGCGCGCTGCCGGGTGATGGAGGTTCCGAGCGGGCAAAAAGTCGTCATCGGCCAGATTCACGGCTACTCGAGCAAGGCGAGTCCGATGATTAAACTGCAATTCTACAAGGGCCGGGTGGAAGCGCTGGTGAAGGACAAAGCCAGGAAGGGCAAGGATATCAAACTGACGTTCCCCGACGTGGGATTGGACAAGGACTTCGACTATCAGATCAAGCTGGAGAACGGTCTCCTGAGCGTCACCGTGAATGGCACGACGCAGTCGGAGAACGTCTTCGAGCTGGACCCGGCCTGGGCCGAACAGACGCTCTATTTCAAGGTGGGCGCCTATCCACAGGACAATGAAGGCCCGGCATCCGAAGGCGCCCGCGTGGCATTTTCGAGACTCAAGGTGAGCCATTCTGAAACGGTATCACCATCCAAATAG
- a CDS encoding efflux RND transporter permease subunit → MSLPAVAVKYKPIVFSLVVMLMVWGTTTFFSMPRREDPEFTIRVCVISTQWPGAPAEKVEELITDKIEQQVVSLEEVDTIRSTSRTGQSTVFVEVADEVPPAEIQNVWDKVRARVAMAKMPEESILPIVNDQFGDTAVLLLAIHQIPVQGRSTVRERDRYTPRQLEKFGETIEDALRLLPGVAKVDKFGVRNEAVYIETDLGNWAQQRLTTMELERLASQRNIIQPGGQISADSGYYSVKPDGEFDAIDEIKQIASVVRGSDVGDEGNNVYLADLGLTVTRDYEDPPSYLCRYGDHESSSPAIMVAVTMRSGANIIDVCNASKQRVLELIEYEKRLPPDIAATPVSDQSENVQGKISEVIINVLEAIGIVVVVVYLVVGFRTSFVMAANIPVVVVASVGLIATMGVQLEQISLAAIIISLGLLVDNAVQVCDQARTNQIAGMGPYTAAIEGANTLAIPMLVGTLTTMAAFVPMLFMLEGGGKEYVYSLPVTVSTTLALSWILAMTLCVILAGIFIRAPRGDAPASPPLRWMMAAKARLPKRWRRTSGLRPKSQPKSTDNWIQRLYGKSAMIAVRFKWTTLLATAGLCLGIMKMPVSSEFFPEASRDQFAVKIALPETATILQTDAIAMQVEEVLRKLSEVGDGQVYAGKPQRLRAMRTIVGGGGSRWNLAWSPEPPSRNYAEILVRTSDGRYSADYVDQVRIACLQGDPLRGIEPIVGARVTPMKLALGPPADPLVFRVLGSGFADPGVLREISGRLKRIVQAQAETWNVNDSWGVNGYQVHVDVDRDRATLAGVTNTQVAKTLNSYYAGLKLTTFREGDHQVPIYFRLRPEGRKSIRGLQEAFVEGDSGKVPLSTLADFRFSWEPEKIQRRDMNRVIEVSSRMLPGVTGNDVVKRVLKSREMKQLTDSLPSGFWIEAGGAYEESQESGGQMMMSFEVSFVLIVLCLIFQYNGWSKPLMILCTLPLALVGAWLGLSMTGHSLGFMPQLGILALFGIVLNTAIIFVEFADILIAERQAGPGIRLDKQTFRNCLIDAGKQRMLPIFLTTATTVGGLLPLALSGGPLWVGLAWCMIVGLLFTTLLTLYVLPALYAVLVETFGLKPIPHQLTE, encoded by the coding sequence ATGAGTTTGCCAGCGGTTGCGGTGAAGTACAAACCGATTGTCTTTTCACTCGTAGTGATGTTGATGGTCTGGGGCACGACGACCTTCTTCTCGATGCCCCGCCGCGAAGATCCGGAGTTTACGATTCGCGTTTGTGTGATTTCGACCCAATGGCCAGGTGCTCCGGCGGAGAAGGTCGAAGAGTTGATTACAGACAAAATCGAACAGCAGGTTGTTAGCCTGGAGGAAGTCGATACGATTCGTTCGACATCACGTACGGGACAATCAACGGTCTTTGTCGAAGTCGCTGACGAAGTTCCGCCGGCAGAGATTCAAAACGTCTGGGACAAGGTGCGCGCCCGCGTCGCGATGGCCAAGATGCCGGAGGAATCGATCCTTCCGATCGTGAACGACCAATTCGGTGATACCGCCGTCTTGCTGTTGGCGATTCATCAGATTCCCGTGCAGGGTCGTTCTACGGTACGAGAACGCGATCGCTATACCCCGCGGCAATTGGAAAAGTTCGGAGAAACGATCGAAGACGCCTTACGGTTGCTGCCGGGCGTGGCAAAGGTGGACAAGTTTGGCGTTCGCAATGAGGCGGTCTACATCGAAACGGATCTGGGGAATTGGGCGCAACAACGACTGACAACGATGGAGTTGGAACGGCTGGCGTCACAACGAAATATCATCCAACCCGGCGGCCAAATCTCAGCCGATTCAGGCTACTACTCCGTCAAACCGGATGGCGAATTCGATGCGATTGACGAAATCAAGCAGATCGCCAGCGTTGTCCGAGGCAGCGACGTCGGCGACGAAGGCAACAACGTCTACTTGGCAGATCTCGGCTTGACCGTCACTCGCGACTACGAAGACCCGCCAAGTTATCTCTGCCGTTATGGCGATCACGAGAGCTCATCGCCAGCGATCATGGTCGCCGTTACGATGCGATCAGGCGCAAACATCATCGACGTATGCAATGCGTCTAAACAGCGCGTCTTGGAATTGATCGAATACGAAAAACGATTGCCGCCGGACATCGCCGCGACACCGGTTTCCGACCAATCCGAGAACGTTCAGGGAAAGATCAGTGAGGTGATCATCAACGTGCTCGAAGCGATAGGGATTGTCGTCGTTGTCGTGTACTTGGTTGTCGGATTTCGAACCTCGTTTGTGATGGCGGCGAACATTCCCGTCGTCGTGGTCGCCTCGGTCGGATTAATCGCAACGATGGGTGTTCAACTCGAACAAATCTCACTCGCCGCGATCATCATCTCGCTCGGCCTGTTGGTGGACAACGCCGTGCAGGTCTGTGACCAAGCTCGAACCAACCAAATCGCTGGAATGGGCCCCTACACGGCGGCCATCGAAGGTGCCAACACCTTGGCGATTCCGATGTTGGTAGGCACGCTCACCACGATGGCCGCCTTTGTCCCCATGCTGTTCATGCTGGAAGGTGGTGGGAAGGAATACGTTTACAGTTTGCCCGTGACGGTCTCGACGACACTTGCCTTGAGCTGGATTTTGGCGATGACGTTGTGCGTGATCCTGGCCGGCATTTTCATCCGCGCCCCGCGTGGTGACGCTCCCGCCTCACCTCCGCTGCGATGGATGATGGCAGCCAAAGCGAGGTTGCCGAAACGCTGGCGACGCACGAGTGGGCTGCGGCCGAAATCACAACCGAAATCGACCGACAATTGGATCCAACGCCTCTACGGCAAGTCCGCAATGATCGCGGTTCGCTTCAAATGGACCACACTCTTGGCCACCGCCGGATTGTGTCTGGGCATCATGAAGATGCCCGTCAGTTCAGAGTTCTTTCCCGAAGCATCACGTGATCAATTTGCAGTCAAAATTGCGTTACCCGAAACGGCGACGATCCTGCAAACCGATGCGATCGCCATGCAAGTCGAAGAGGTCCTTCGCAAGCTAAGTGAGGTCGGCGACGGCCAAGTCTACGCGGGCAAACCGCAACGATTACGAGCGATGAGAACCATCGTAGGCGGCGGCGGATCGCGTTGGAACTTGGCTTGGAGTCCCGAACCGCCCTCTCGAAATTATGCAGAGATTCTCGTCCGCACCAGCGACGGTCGCTACAGTGCTGACTATGTTGACCAGGTGCGGATCGCCTGCTTGCAAGGGGATCCGCTGCGTGGGATCGAGCCAATTGTCGGTGCCCGAGTGACGCCAATGAAACTTGCACTGGGGCCGCCTGCGGACCCGTTGGTGTTTCGCGTTTTGGGTAGCGGCTTCGCCGATCCCGGCGTGCTGCGTGAGATAAGTGGACGGTTGAAGAGGATCGTTCAGGCCCAGGCCGAAACCTGGAACGTCAACGACTCTTGGGGCGTCAATGGCTATCAAGTTCACGTCGACGTGGACCGCGATCGAGCCACTTTGGCGGGAGTCACCAACACACAAGTCGCCAAGACACTCAACTCGTACTACGCCGGTTTGAAATTAACGACATTCCGTGAAGGCGATCATCAGGTCCCTATCTATTTCCGTCTCCGCCCCGAAGGCCGAAAGTCGATACGCGGGCTGCAGGAAGCATTCGTCGAAGGGGACAGCGGGAAAGTGCCATTATCGACGCTAGCCGACTTCCGCTTTTCGTGGGAGCCCGAGAAGATCCAGCGACGGGATATGAATCGAGTGATCGAAGTCTCGTCGCGGATGCTGCCCGGCGTCACCGGTAACGATGTGGTCAAGCGGGTGCTCAAGTCGCGCGAGATGAAGCAGCTGACCGACTCGCTGCCGAGCGGTTTCTGGATCGAAGCGGGCGGGGCGTATGAGGAGAGCCAAGAATCGGGCGGACAAATGATGATGTCCTTCGAGGTTTCTTTTGTCCTGATCGTGCTGTGCCTGATCTTTCAATACAACGGGTGGAGCAAACCGTTGATGATTCTCTGTACCTTGCCGTTGGCGTTGGTGGGTGCTTGGTTGGGGTTGTCGATGACCGGTCATTCACTCGGTTTTATGCCGCAACTTGGCATTCTCGCACTCTTCGGAATCGTACTGAACACGGCGATTATCTTTGTCGAGTTCGCCGACATCCTGATCGCCGAGCGACAAGCGGGACCGGGCATTCGGCTTGACAAGCAAACGTTTCGAAACTGTTTGATCGACGCGGGAAAGCAGCGGATGTTACCCATTTTCTTGACCACGGCAACGACAGTCGGCGGACTGTTGCCGTTGGCGCTCAGCGGTGGACCACTCTGGGTCGGATTGGCATGGTGTATGATCGTCGGGCTGCTGTTCACGACGTTGTTGACGCTGTACGTGCTGCCAGCTCTCTATGCGGTCCTGGTTGAAACCTTTGGTCTGAAGCCGATCCCGCACCAATTGACCGAATAG
- a CDS encoding class I SAM-dependent methyltransferase gives MFLESDSGAEAADDTQALPAIECPLSKAGIDKTKLKPFEEVEDYIQFLERSDRAEWQKPDLVVKALALKGTETVVDLGCGSGYFTFRLSKAVPQGKVIAIDSQPEMVRHIHRKVLTGEWPNVRAQVGEPDDPGLPSHADCVFVCDVLLPYQEFVVFVKP, from the coding sequence GTGTTTCTTGAGAGTGACTCCGGCGCAGAGGCTGCCGATGACACTCAAGCTCTTCCTGCTATCGAATGTCCACTCAGCAAGGCCGGAATCGACAAGACGAAGCTGAAGCCATTCGAAGAAGTCGAGGACTACATCCAATTCCTTGAGCGTTCAGATCGAGCGGAGTGGCAAAAACCGGATTTGGTTGTGAAGGCATTGGCACTCAAGGGAACGGAAACGGTCGTGGATTTGGGTTGTGGTTCCGGTTACTTTACATTTCGATTATCGAAGGCGGTGCCACAGGGCAAGGTGATCGCCATCGACAGCCAGCCAGAGATGGTTCGTCACATCCACAGAAAGGTGCTGACCGGCGAGTGGCCCAATGTCCGAGCACAGGTTGGGGAACCAGATGATCCTGGGCTGCCATCCCATGCCGATTGTGTCTTTGTTTGCGACGTGTTGCTACCCTACCAAGAGTTCGTGGTGTTCGTGAAACCTTGA
- a CDS encoding transporter — protein sequence MDECTQLFVNTPLGWSNTEFATIFGDDDESAGGIGDVDFGFTRLLMQNSQTGRSVVGTFRTTAPTGNPVNPLFLTSAGTGNGVWRLGGDLLVIQNLDPVILFYGAGYTYSFEKAFSGFDVQLGHQASYSLGLGFAANERVTLSTAFVGSYVSETRVDGSPLPNTDLEPLRIRLAATIAKCHKLVEPFVTFGLTETSPSAELGVVFTR from the coding sequence TTGGACGAATGCACACAACTATTCGTCAATACGCCTCTCGGATGGTCCAATACCGAATTTGCAACGATCTTTGGGGATGATGACGAATCGGCCGGGGGCATCGGTGACGTCGACTTCGGTTTCACCCGTTTGCTGATGCAGAACTCACAAACAGGACGCTCCGTCGTGGGAACATTCCGTACGACAGCACCGACGGGCAACCCGGTCAATCCGCTGTTCCTCACCAGTGCAGGAACCGGAAATGGAGTTTGGCGTCTGGGTGGTGATCTACTGGTGATTCAAAACCTTGATCCCGTGATCCTGTTCTATGGGGCTGGTTACACCTATTCGTTCGAGAAAGCCTTTAGTGGGTTCGATGTTCAACTCGGTCATCAAGCTAGTTACAGTCTCGGTCTTGGTTTTGCAGCGAACGAACGCGTAACCCTCAGCACAGCCTTCGTCGGTTCCTATGTTTCTGAAACGCGCGTTGACGGTAGTCCTTTGCCCAATACCGACCTTGAACCGCTTCGGATTCGGTTGGCAGCGACGATCGCGAAGTGTCATAAGCTTGTTGAGCCGTTTGTAACCTTTGGATTGACGGAAACATCGCCGTCGGCTGAATTGGGTGTTGTGTTCACTCGCTAA
- a CDS encoding efflux RND transporter periplasmic adaptor subunit, whose translation MNRSGRIASAGLMLLVVGCAPEPTVYPPKPPRPVTTLLLRKAVPDSQNIVSGSVKSWKTESMGFEVSGRIDWVLEPGRNVFGLVEDVNGRVISQGTQLAQIDPDRYEVAVESANAALEVAQLEHEVAQIRKEESIPFDIKSAESDLDLAKDDFARAKKLQAQNAISEAEFDAAENRLGNAQDRIQSLESLLKQSDVEVKSALAKIKKAKQTLRDAERDLKHTTLYAAYRGQISAVDVVPGSVVASGSPVLTLQMMDPIKVEIEVSNEQSRYLQRRQEVPVSFVTGDGQPRETRALVYVVDPSANPATRTFTVTLLILNDQARPEIPASVSGTHVARTQDVWPLDIRSIIGADQQVLGDAPEDAFFVDEDAIETNPDGSFVWLMTDVQRGQPIPEVVAVTKRPVELLDLRIPYLGNWVFRQVRFVDNPPPPLGLLAGRLEFPEGDREQWDGKSLIFDSGPQWMLRPGDLVRVNLSSQSPEAGYFVPVEAIYEESGETFLFVVKQKDGQTVARKTAVKKVNADDLDNGSKMQILPSPSNDIGDGTQIVVGGVHFLQDGDRIAVQPGESP comes from the coding sequence ATGAACCGAAGCGGCAGGATCGCATCAGCCGGATTAATGCTACTGGTCGTTGGCTGCGCGCCTGAGCCGACGGTGTATCCGCCTAAACCGCCGCGACCGGTGACGACCCTACTGCTTCGCAAAGCGGTTCCCGATTCGCAAAACATTGTTTCGGGGAGTGTCAAGTCATGGAAAACCGAGTCGATGGGGTTTGAGGTATCCGGGCGAATCGACTGGGTTTTGGAGCCGGGAAGGAACGTCTTTGGATTGGTGGAAGATGTTAACGGCAGGGTCATTTCGCAAGGCACCCAGTTGGCGCAAATTGATCCAGATCGCTACGAGGTTGCCGTCGAGTCTGCTAACGCGGCCTTGGAGGTAGCGCAGCTCGAGCATGAAGTTGCACAGATTCGAAAGGAGGAGTCGATCCCGTTCGACATCAAGTCGGCCGAGTCCGATCTGGATCTGGCGAAGGACGATTTTGCACGTGCCAAGAAGTTACAAGCTCAGAACGCGATATCGGAGGCCGAATTCGACGCAGCGGAAAACCGGTTGGGGAATGCGCAGGATCGCATCCAATCACTTGAGTCGTTGTTGAAACAATCCGATGTGGAAGTTAAATCGGCGCTGGCGAAAATCAAAAAGGCCAAGCAAACACTGCGGGACGCCGAACGCGACTTGAAGCATACAACGTTGTACGCAGCCTATCGGGGGCAGATTTCCGCCGTTGACGTGGTACCCGGCAGCGTCGTCGCGTCCGGATCGCCCGTGTTGACCTTGCAGATGATGGACCCAATCAAGGTCGAAATCGAAGTGTCTAACGAACAATCAAGGTATTTGCAGCGCCGGCAAGAGGTCCCGGTATCGTTCGTTACGGGCGATGGTCAACCGCGTGAAACGCGAGCCTTGGTTTACGTCGTGGACCCCAGCGCCAACCCGGCAACGCGTACGTTTACCGTCACGTTGTTGATTCTCAATGATCAAGCGCGTCCCGAGATTCCTGCGTCGGTATCCGGCACGCATGTCGCTCGCACGCAAGATGTTTGGCCACTTGACATTCGATCGATCATCGGTGCTGACCAACAAGTACTGGGCGACGCTCCCGAAGACGCATTTTTTGTCGACGAAGACGCAATTGAAACCAACCCCGATGGATCGTTTGTCTGGTTGATGACCGATGTACAAAGAGGCCAACCCATTCCCGAGGTGGTCGCCGTGACCAAGCGACCGGTGGAGTTATTGGACCTGCGTATTCCGTACTTGGGGAACTGGGTATTCCGGCAAGTTCGCTTTGTCGACAACCCGCCACCACCGCTGGGCTTGCTTGCGGGGCGGTTGGAATTTCCGGAGGGTGACCGCGAACAGTGGGACGGCAAATCATTGATTTTCGATTCAGGCCCCCAGTGGATGTTGCGACCCGGCGATCTTGTCCGTGTCAACTTGAGTAGCCAATCACCCGAGGCCGGTTACTTCGTTCCCGTTGAAGCGATCTACGAAGAGTCGGGCGAAACGTTCTTATTTGTTGTCAAGCAAAAGGACGGTCAGACCGTTGCGCGTAAGACTGCGGTCAAAAAGGTGAATGCGGACGATCTCGATAACGGTTCGAAAATGCAGATCCTTCCGTCGCCGTCGAACGATATCGGCGACGGGACCCAGATCGTGGTCGGCGGAGTGCATTTTCTCCAAGATGGCGACCGCATCGCTGTCCAGCCGGGAGAATCGCCATGA
- a CDS encoding sulfatase family protein, whose translation MMNSITKLTLLLLCVCASLRDASAAEPEPKPNIVFLLADDLGYGDLGCYGHPYARTPNLDQLAKDGTRFAQFYATGMTCCPARTGLMTSQFPATYPTYPANGGFAERVTITELLNKSGYRTGHFGKWHIGPDQKPGTYGIDVVGDQSRDERGKKKAEDLRGRDAPIYDQAIRFIEESKGQPFYVNVWGHISHNPVDPNDELVQRWSALELDESKFSPAMREKFATLRKAGGDVEDALRRYLADVESLDAAVGQLLKRLDELGLRDNTIVIFNSDQGADMSKAGLGGVRDNQMGFNGAHRGGKHTNLEGGLRVPWIVRWPGHVPAGRVDEQSVISAVDYLPTLCALTGVAINAADFEGEDVSAAWLGKATHTRTRPLLWKTSSPGGQAVIREGQWKLFHPIRKNGGEFELYDIAADPAEALNLAAQQPEVLSRLKTRIEAWVATLPKEYIKTDDKED comes from the coding sequence ATGATGAACTCAATCACAAAACTCACCCTACTGCTCCTCTGCGTCTGCGCGTCCCTGCGCGATGCCTCTGCCGCCGAGCCCGAGCCCAAGCCAAACATCGTCTTCCTGCTCGCGGATGATCTGGGCTACGGCGATCTCGGCTGTTACGGGCATCCCTACGCGCGCACGCCGAACCTCGACCAACTCGCGAAGGATGGCACGCGCTTCGCCCAGTTCTACGCCACGGGCATGACGTGCTGTCCGGCGCGCACCGGGCTGATGACCTCGCAGTTTCCGGCCACGTATCCCACCTATCCGGCGAACGGCGGTTTCGCGGAGCGCGTCACCATCACTGAACTGCTGAACAAGTCGGGCTATCGCACCGGACATTTCGGCAAGTGGCACATCGGTCCCGACCAGAAACCGGGCACCTACGGCATCGACGTCGTCGGCGATCAGTCGCGGGATGAACGTGGCAAGAAGAAGGCGGAAGACCTACGCGGACGGGATGCACCGATTTACGACCAGGCGATCCGCTTCATCGAGGAGAGCAAGGGCCAGCCCTTCTATGTGAATGTATGGGGCCACATCTCGCACAACCCCGTTGATCCGAATGACGAACTGGTGCAACGCTGGAGCGCGCTCGAGCTGGATGAGTCAAAGTTTTCGCCAGCGATGCGCGAGAAGTTTGCGACGCTGCGCAAGGCCGGCGGCGATGTGGAGGACGCGCTGCGCCGTTACCTCGCCGACGTGGAATCGCTGGACGCCGCCGTGGGCCAACTGCTCAAGCGGCTCGACGAACTCGGCCTGCGCGACAACACGATCGTGATCTTCAACAGCGACCAGGGCGCGGACATGTCCAAGGCCGGGCTCGGCGGCGTGCGCGACAACCAGATGGGTTTCAACGGCGCGCATCGCGGAGGCAAGCACACCAACCTCGAAGGCGGCCTGCGCGTGCCGTGGATTGTGCGCTGGCCCGGGCACGTGCCCGCCGGCCGCGTGGACGAGCAATCGGTCATCAGCGCCGTCGATTACCTGCCGACGCTCTGCGCGCTGACCGGTGTGGCGATCAATGCGGCGGACTTCGAGGGCGAAGATGTCTCAGCGGCGTGGCTGGGCAAAGCGACGCACACACGCACCAGGCCTTTGCTGTGGAAAACCAGTTCTCCCGGCGGCCAGGCCGTCATCCGCGAAGGTCAGTGGAAACTGTTCCATCCCATTCGCAAAAACGGCGGCGAGTTTGAACTTTACGACATCGCCGCCGATCCGGCCGAGGCACTCAACCTCGCCGCGCAGCAGCCCGAGGTGCTGTCGAGGCTCAAGACGCGGATCGAAGCCTGGGTCGCGACCCTGCCGAAGGAATACATCAAGACCGACGACAAGGAGGATTGA
- a CDS encoding alpha-ketoglutarate-dependent dioxygenase AlkB family protein, translating into MDTIELADGGTLHYDDAFLSPELADRYFVELRDRCVWEQKPALFGHMQPRLTASYGEEGVTYRYSGTVNVALPWTQTLLEIKQRIEAIQGEYNYCLMNRYRSGADSMGIHADDEPEMGNVIGSLSLGATRNFRIKHNTTKETRVFPVGNGTLIIMAGTMQQFWKHEIPKTAKKVGERINLTFRQIMTKN; encoded by the coding sequence ATGGACACAATTGAATTGGCTGATGGTGGGACGCTCCACTACGACGACGCATTTCTGTCTCCCGAACTTGCAGACCGTTACTTTGTGGAGCTACGAGACCGATGTGTTTGGGAACAGAAACCGGCACTCTTCGGACACATGCAGCCACGACTGACCGCTTCCTATGGCGAGGAAGGGGTCACCTATCGCTACAGCGGGACGGTGAATGTCGCTCTACCGTGGACCCAAACGCTTTTGGAAATCAAGCAGAGAATCGAAGCGATCCAAGGCGAGTACAACTACTGTTTGATGAATCGCTATCGCTCGGGAGCCGATAGCATGGGGATACACGCCGATGACGAGCCGGAAATGGGAAACGTGATTGGTTCCCTTTCCCTGGGAGCAACAAGAAATTTTCGGATCAAGCACAACACAACCAAAGAAACGAGAGTCTTCCCCGTCGGGAACGGAACGCTCATTATCATGGCGGGAACGATGCAGCAATTTTGGAAACACGAGATCCCGAAGACGGCAAAGAAGGTGGGCGAACGGATCAACTTGACGTTTCGACAGATCATGACCAAGAACTGA